One genomic region from Rattus norvegicus strain BN/NHsdMcwi chromosome 10, GRCr8, whole genome shotgun sequence encodes:
- the Foxi1 gene encoding forkhead box protein I1 — MSSFDLPAPSPPRCSPQFPSIGQEPPEMNLYYENFFHPQGMPSPQRPTSFEGGGEYGATPNPYLWLNGTAMTPPPYLPGTNASPFLPQAYGMQRQLLPSELGWLPIPSQEELMKLVRPPYSYSALIAMAIHGAPDQRLTLSQIYQYVADNFPFYNKSKAGWQNSIRHNLSLNDCFKKVPRDEDDPGKGNYWTLDPNCEKMFDNGNFRRKRKRKSDASSSTGSLASEKTENRLLSSSPKPTEPQEVLDTASPDTTSSSPEKRSSPAPSGTPCLNNFLSTMTAYVNGTNPISRSAATPGLSPEPVDKMGQNSLNFNSYTPLTNLSSHGNGGEWANPVPTNALGYGGPVFNQFSPHFYNSINTNSILFPREGTEV; from the exons ATGAGCTCCTTCGACCTCCCGGCGCCCTCGCCACCTCGATGCAGCCCCCAGTTCCCCAGCATCGGCCAGGAGCCCCCCGAGATGAATCTTTACTATGAGAACTTCTTCCACCCTCAGGGCATGCCCAGTCCTCAGCGCCCCACCTCCTTCGAAGGTGGTGGCGAGTACGGGgccacccccaacccctacctctGGCTCAATGGGACAGCCATGACCCCACCACCCTACCTGCCCGGCACTAACGCCAGCCCCTTCTTACCCCAGGCCTACGGCATGCAGAGGCAGCTATTGCCCAGTGAGCTGGGCTGGCTGCCCATCCCCTCTCAGGAGGAGCTCATGAAGCTGGTGCGCCCACCATATTCCTACTCTGCGCTTATTGCTATGGCAATCCACGGTGCTCCTGACCAGCGTCTCACACTGAGCCAGATCTACCAGTACGTGGCCGACAACTTCCCCTTTTACAACAAGAGCAAAGCTGGCTGGCAGAACTCCATCCGCCACAACCTGTCACTCAACGACTGCTTCAAGAAGGTGCCCCGAGATGAGGACGACCCAG GCAAAGGGAATTACTGGACTCTGGACCCCAACTGTGAGAAGATGTTTGACAACGGAAACTTCCGccggaagaggaagagaaaatcaGATGCATCCTCCAGCACCGGCTCCTTGGCTTCTGAGAAAACGGAGAACAGGCTCCTGTCCAGCAGCCCCAAGCCCACAGAGCCTCAGGAGGTCTTAGACACTGCCTCACCAGACACCACCAGCAGCTCCCCAGAGAAGCGGTCCTCCCCTGCTCCCTCAGGCACCCCGTGTCTCAACAACTTCCTCTCTACCATGACAGCCTATGTGAATGGGACAAACCCCATTAGCCGCTCAGCAGCCACACCAGGACTGAGCCCGGAGCCTGTTGACAAGATGGGgcagaactcactgaatttcaaCTCCTACACCCCCCTTACCAACCTCAGTAGCCATGGGAATGGGGGTGAATGGGCCAACCCGGTACCCACCAATGCTCTGGGCTATGGAGGCCCTGTCTTCAACCAGTTCAGTCCACATTTCTACAATAGCATCAACACCAACAGTATCCTCTTCCCCAGGGAAGGCACTGAAGTCTAG